A genomic stretch from Microbacterium proteolyticum includes:
- the aceA gene encoding isocitrate lyase, translated as MTITPLRPGDQTETAAELRASWEADPRWDGIERTFSADDVVRLRGTVREEATLARRGAENLWNLIHTEEYVRALGAYTGGQAVQQVRAGLKAIYLSGWQVAADGNLAGQTYPDQSLYPANSVPAVVRRINNALLRQDQIERAEGEVTQDWLAPIVADAEAGFGGPLNAYELAQSLIQAGAAGIHWEDQLASEKKCGHLGGKVLVPIQQHIRTLNAARLAADVAGVPTVIIARTDALAADLLTSDVDERDAEFLTGERTTEGFYRVRPGLDAVTARGLAFAPYADLLWVETGEPDIELARRFAEAIHARYPGKKLAYNCSPSFNWKRHLDDAQIATFQAELASLGYAFQFITLAGFHAVNHSMFDLARGYAERAMSAYVELQEAEFAAEANGYTATRHQREAGTGYFDVVSTALNPDSATLALAGSTETAQFH; from the coding sequence ATGACGATCACCCCCCTGCGCCCCGGCGACCAGACCGAGACCGCCGCCGAGCTCCGCGCCTCGTGGGAGGCCGACCCCCGCTGGGACGGTATCGAGCGCACGTTCTCGGCCGACGACGTCGTCCGCCTGCGCGGCACCGTGCGCGAAGAGGCGACGCTCGCCCGCCGCGGGGCCGAGAACCTCTGGAACCTCATCCACACCGAGGAGTACGTCCGTGCTCTCGGCGCCTACACCGGCGGCCAGGCCGTGCAGCAGGTGCGCGCCGGGCTCAAGGCCATCTACCTCAGCGGCTGGCAAGTCGCCGCCGACGGCAACCTCGCGGGGCAGACCTACCCCGACCAGAGCCTGTACCCGGCCAACAGCGTGCCCGCGGTGGTCCGTCGCATCAACAACGCCCTGCTGCGGCAGGACCAGATCGAACGCGCCGAGGGCGAGGTGACGCAGGACTGGCTCGCCCCCATCGTCGCGGATGCCGAGGCCGGCTTCGGCGGCCCGCTCAACGCCTACGAGCTCGCGCAGTCGCTCATCCAGGCCGGAGCCGCCGGCATCCACTGGGAGGACCAGCTCGCGAGCGAGAAGAAGTGCGGCCACCTCGGCGGCAAGGTGCTCGTGCCGATCCAGCAGCACATCCGCACGCTCAACGCCGCGCGTCTCGCCGCCGACGTCGCCGGAGTGCCGACCGTGATCATCGCGCGCACCGACGCCCTGGCGGCCGACCTGCTCACGAGCGACGTCGACGAGCGGGATGCCGAATTCCTCACCGGCGAGCGCACGACCGAGGGGTTCTACCGGGTGCGCCCGGGACTGGACGCCGTCACCGCCCGCGGCCTCGCCTTCGCGCCCTACGCCGACCTGCTGTGGGTGGAGACCGGCGAGCCCGACATCGAGCTCGCGCGCCGCTTCGCCGAGGCGATCCACGCCCGCTACCCCGGCAAGAAGCTGGCGTACAACTGCTCGCCGAGCTTCAACTGGAAGCGCCACCTCGACGATGCGCAGATCGCGACGTTCCAGGCCGAGCTGGCGTCGCTGGGCTACGCCTTCCAGTTCATCACCCTGGCCGGCTTCCACGCCGTGAACCACTCGATGTTCGACCTCGCCCGCGGCTACGCCGAACGCGCCATGAGCGCGTACGTCGAGCTGCAGGAGGCCGAGTTCGCCGCCGAAGCCAACGGGTACACCGCCACGCGCCACCAGCGCGAGGCGGGCACCGGCTACTTCGACGTCGTCTCCACCGCGCTCAACCCCGACAGCGCCACCCTCGCCCTCGCCGGCTCCACCGAGACCGCCCAGTTCCACTGA
- a CDS encoding helix-turn-helix domain-containing protein, with protein MDTGVSISSASLPLDDEEVDTLTIGRRIRQLRTARGMTLDDLAGAVGRAPSQMSMIENGRREAKLTLLQAIARALECKLDQILDAEPLDARATLELSVERAMRGQTFQALGIAPFRVGRSVPDEALAAMLALQAEIERLREERSATPEEARRANVALRRLMRTQDNHFAELETVASEMLTAIDHPGGPLTQRGASDIAAHLGFSLHYVPDLPSSTRSIADAKNGRLYLSTTVAKGDPRAAVLQALSSRILGHGEPTSYDEFLRQRVETNYLTGALLMPEKHVVAALREAKERRAISIEDLRDAYSVSYETAAHRFTNLATVHLGIPVHFLKVHESGTITKAYENDDVNFPTDRLGSIEGQMCCRRWTSRVVFDEDDLFNPYYQYTDTGNGTYWCTARVEQSSEGAHSVSVGVRFDDTRWFRGRDTPNRGVSRHSVETCCRRAPADLEAQWRGQAWPNVRTPRTLLATLPTGAFPGVDTTEMYEFLQAHAPG; from the coding sequence ATGGACACCGGCGTCTCGATTTCTTCGGCATCCCTTCCGCTCGACGATGAAGAGGTGGACACCCTCACCATCGGCCGACGCATCCGGCAGCTGCGCACCGCCCGCGGGATGACGCTCGACGATCTCGCCGGGGCGGTCGGCCGCGCTCCGAGCCAGATGTCGATGATCGAGAACGGTCGCCGAGAGGCCAAGCTCACCCTCCTCCAGGCGATCGCCCGCGCGCTGGAGTGCAAGCTCGACCAGATCCTGGATGCCGAGCCCCTCGACGCCCGCGCCACCCTCGAGCTGTCGGTCGAGCGGGCGATGCGCGGGCAGACGTTCCAAGCGCTCGGGATCGCGCCGTTCCGGGTCGGCCGGTCGGTGCCCGACGAGGCGCTCGCCGCGATGCTGGCGCTGCAGGCCGAGATCGAGCGCCTGCGGGAGGAACGCTCGGCGACGCCCGAAGAGGCGCGACGCGCCAACGTCGCCCTCCGCCGCCTGATGCGCACGCAGGACAACCACTTCGCCGAGCTCGAGACCGTGGCATCCGAGATGCTCACGGCGATCGATCACCCCGGCGGCCCGCTGACGCAGCGCGGGGCGAGCGACATCGCCGCGCACCTCGGCTTCTCGCTGCACTACGTGCCCGATCTGCCGTCGTCGACGCGGAGCATCGCGGATGCCAAGAACGGTCGGCTGTACCTGTCGACGACGGTCGCGAAGGGCGACCCGCGCGCGGCCGTTTTGCAGGCCCTGTCGAGCCGGATCCTGGGTCATGGCGAGCCGACGAGCTACGACGAGTTCCTGCGTCAGCGCGTGGAGACGAACTACCTCACCGGGGCGCTGCTCATGCCCGAGAAGCACGTGGTCGCGGCCCTGCGCGAGGCGAAGGAGCGGCGGGCGATCAGCATCGAGGACCTCCGCGACGCCTACTCGGTGTCGTACGAGACCGCGGCACACCGCTTCACGAACCTCGCGACCGTGCACCTCGGCATCCCGGTGCACTTCCTGAAGGTGCACGAGTCGGGGACGATCACGAAGGCGTACGAGAACGACGACGTGAACTTCCCCACCGACCGGCTCGGCTCGATCGAGGGGCAGATGTGCTGCCGCCGGTGGACGAGCCGCGTGGTCTTCGACGAGGACGACCTGTTCAACCCGTACTACCAGTACACCGACACCGGCAACGGCACGTACTGGTGCACCGCGCGCGTGGAGCAGTCGAGCGAGGGTGCGCACTCGGTGAGCGTGGGGGTGCGGTTCGACGACACGCGGTGGTTCCGCGGGCGCGACACACCCAACCGCGGGGTGTCGCGGCATTCGGTCGAGACGTGCTGCCGCCGGGCTCCCGCCGACCTCGAGGCCCAGTGGCGCGGGCAGGCGTGGCCGAACGTGCGCACCCCGCGGACGTTGCTGGCGACCCTGCCGACCGGGGCTTTCCCGGGCGTGGACACGACGGAGATGTACGAGTTCTTGCAGGCGCACGCCCCGGGGTGA
- a CDS encoding purine-cytosine permease family protein yields the protein MARMAHADDFALSRVTPDAQKHWFGIAVQRFGQVSALSQFLLGATLGYAMTFGEAFLALLLGSIILEVIMCIVGIIGQKEGLNTALLARWTGFGEIGASLVGLAIGISLIGWFGIQSAISAESLDSLLPGVMPMWAWSLLFGLAVTAIVAVGFVGMQWLANVTVPLFLVLVGWSIITELSNHSIGDLLTSPAPGPTMSVWQGTAIVAGGLIVGAIITADMTRFNRSKADVVKQTVVGVSLGEFVIGLSGVLLAHAAQTGNIVAIVTSSVGLVGLIIVITGTLKINDWNLYSSTLGLVNFISTAFGKNLHRVSTTIVLGVVGSILAAAGILSQFTGFLIILGVVFPPIAGIMVAEYFLVRRWRGELDASRAEGRLPSTAPRLVPVTLVVWLVSALVGYFVTWGIPAISSLVLSIVLYTVAGKLGWVRGVGEATTAQAPVRDAVPVAS from the coding sequence ATGGCACGTATGGCACACGCCGACGATTTCGCCCTCAGCCGCGTGACACCCGACGCCCAGAAGCACTGGTTCGGCATCGCCGTGCAGCGCTTCGGTCAGGTCTCGGCCCTGTCGCAGTTCCTCCTCGGCGCCACCCTCGGCTACGCCATGACCTTCGGCGAGGCGTTCCTCGCGCTGCTGCTCGGCTCGATCATCCTCGAAGTCATCATGTGCATCGTCGGCATCATCGGGCAGAAGGAGGGACTGAACACCGCGCTGCTGGCCCGCTGGACCGGCTTCGGCGAAATCGGCGCCTCGCTCGTCGGCCTCGCGATCGGCATCAGCCTCATCGGCTGGTTCGGCATCCAGTCGGCCATCTCGGCCGAGTCGCTCGACTCGCTGCTGCCGGGAGTCATGCCGATGTGGGCGTGGAGCCTGCTGTTCGGCCTCGCCGTCACCGCGATCGTCGCCGTCGGCTTCGTCGGCATGCAGTGGCTCGCCAACGTCACCGTGCCGCTGTTCCTCGTGCTCGTGGGCTGGTCGATCATCACCGAGCTCAGCAACCACTCGATCGGCGACCTGCTCACCTCGCCCGCCCCCGGACCCACCATGAGCGTGTGGCAGGGCACGGCGATCGTCGCCGGCGGCCTCATCGTCGGCGCGATCATCACCGCCGACATGACCCGCTTCAACCGTTCCAAGGCCGACGTCGTCAAGCAGACCGTCGTGGGCGTCTCGCTCGGGGAGTTCGTCATCGGCCTCTCGGGCGTGCTGCTCGCCCACGCCGCGCAGACGGGCAACATCGTCGCGATCGTCACCTCGTCGGTGGGCCTGGTGGGCCTGATCATCGTGATCACCGGCACGCTGAAGATCAACGACTGGAACCTCTACTCCTCGACGCTCGGCCTCGTGAACTTCATCTCCACCGCCTTCGGCAAGAACCTCCACCGCGTCAGCACCACCATCGTGCTCGGCGTCGTCGGCTCGATCCTCGCCGCCGCCGGCATCCTGTCGCAGTTCACCGGGTTCCTCATCATCCTCGGCGTCGTCTTCCCGCCCATCGCCGGCATCATGGTCGCCGAGTACTTCCTCGTGCGCCGCTGGCGCGGCGAGCTCGACGCCTCGCGCGCCGAGGGACGCCTGCCGAGCACCGCCCCGCGCCTGGTCCCCGTGACCCTCGTGGTCTGGCTGGTCTCGGCCCTGGTCGGCTACTTCGTGACCTGGGGCATCCCGGCGATCTCCTCGCTCGTGCTCTCGATCGTGCTGTACACCGTCGCCGGGAAGCTCGGCTGGGTGCGCGGTGTCGGCGAGGCGACGACCGCCCAGGCTCCCGTGCGCGACGCCGTCCCCGTGGCATCCTGA
- a CDS encoding hydantoinase/oxoprolinase family protein — MHIGIDVGGTNTDAVLMDGKDTLAGVKKSTSPDVTTGIVDAIAALRAERDFAGSDIDAVMIGTTHFINALVQAQRLAPTAAVRLGLPATKALPPLVDWPGVLTEAIQARSYLAHGGYEFDGRPISPLDEDELRGIADDMKAHGVRSVAISSVFSPVNHDLEVRAAEILGDVLGPDVAISLSHEIGRIGLLERENATIINAALRELASEIVDGLTAAVRAEGIEAPIFLSQNDGTLMDEDYVRLYPVATFASGPTNSMRGAALTSGLQTCAVVDIGGTTADIGLLNAGFPRETANEVKVAGIRTNFRMPDVLSIGIGGGSIVDLDTGEVGPASVGYRLTEEALVFGGSTLTATDIAVAAGRANVGDPSRVAHLDPAFVERVLTRIADRVAEAVDRMRTSPEPIPVVAVGGGSILLPEELPMFGAVHRPRNYAVANAIGASIAQVGGEIDKVYAIEAGRRDEGIAAIRAEAVDKAVAAGARPSSVSIVDFDEVPIPYLPGNATRVRVKAVGDLDMGVRA, encoded by the coding sequence ATGCACATCGGCATCGACGTCGGCGGCACCAACACCGACGCAGTGCTCATGGACGGCAAGGACACCCTCGCCGGCGTGAAGAAGTCCACCAGCCCGGATGTCACCACCGGCATCGTCGACGCGATCGCCGCCCTGCGCGCCGAGCGCGACTTCGCCGGCTCCGACATCGACGCGGTGATGATCGGCACGACCCACTTCATCAACGCGCTCGTGCAGGCCCAGCGGCTCGCACCGACCGCCGCGGTGCGGCTGGGCCTTCCCGCCACGAAGGCCCTGCCTCCGCTCGTGGACTGGCCGGGGGTGCTCACCGAGGCGATCCAGGCGCGCAGCTACTTGGCGCACGGCGGCTACGAGTTCGACGGGCGGCCCATCTCGCCGCTCGACGAAGACGAGCTGCGCGGCATCGCCGACGACATGAAGGCGCACGGCGTGCGCTCGGTGGCGATCTCGTCGGTGTTCTCGCCGGTCAACCACGACCTCGAGGTGCGTGCGGCCGAGATCCTCGGCGACGTGCTGGGACCGGACGTGGCGATCTCGCTCTCGCACGAGATCGGCCGGATCGGCCTGCTCGAGCGCGAGAACGCCACGATCATCAACGCCGCCCTGCGTGAACTCGCCTCCGAGATCGTCGACGGGCTCACCGCCGCGGTGCGCGCGGAGGGAATCGAAGCCCCGATCTTCCTCAGCCAGAACGACGGCACGCTGATGGACGAGGACTACGTGCGCCTCTACCCCGTCGCGACCTTCGCGTCGGGCCCGACCAACTCCATGCGCGGGGCCGCCCTCACCAGCGGCCTGCAGACGTGCGCGGTGGTCGACATCGGCGGCACGACGGCCGACATCGGTCTGCTCAACGCCGGGTTCCCGCGCGAGACGGCGAACGAGGTCAAGGTCGCCGGCATCCGCACCAACTTCCGGATGCCGGATGTGCTGTCGATCGGCATCGGCGGCGGATCGATCGTCGATCTCGACACCGGCGAGGTCGGCCCCGCATCGGTCGGGTACCGCCTGACCGAGGAGGCGCTGGTGTTCGGCGGCTCCACCCTCACCGCGACCGACATCGCCGTGGCGGCCGGGCGCGCGAACGTGGGCGACCCCTCACGCGTCGCGCACCTCGATCCCGCCTTCGTCGAGCGCGTGCTGACGCGCATCGCCGATCGTGTGGCCGAGGCCGTCGACCGGATGCGCACCTCGCCCGAGCCGATCCCGGTGGTCGCCGTCGGCGGTGGCAGCATCCTGCTCCCCGAGGAATTGCCGATGTTCGGTGCCGTGCACCGCCCGCGCAACTACGCCGTGGCCAACGCCATCGGCGCCTCGATCGCGCAGGTGGGCGGCGAGATCGACAAGGTCTACGCGATCGAGGCGGGCCGACGCGACGAGGGCATCGCCGCGATCCGCGCCGAGGCCGTCGACAAGGCGGTCGCCGCGGGCGCACGGCCGTCGTCGGTGTCGATCGTGGACTTCGACGAGGTGCCGATCCCGTACCTTCCGGGCAACGCCACCCGGGTGCGCGTGAAGGCGGTCGGCGACCTCGACATGGGCGTGCGGGCGTGA
- a CDS encoding DUF917 domain-containing protein, translating to MSWQLTPSLVGDLARGAAVLGTGGGGDPYIGALLARRALAAHGPVTVVGLDELPDDALVLTVAMMGAPTVMVEKLPSLDEVVAPVHALGASLGRPVTHIACAEAGGVNSTIPIAAAAALGLPLLDADGMGRAFPELQMVLPTLYGVTASPLAFADEKGNTAVLSTIDNTWTERIARVACVEMGCSVMLAGFAMSGETAREALVPASLSACLSIGRGIVEAREAKTDPVAAVIEALGGREVFAGKVVDVERGTTAGFARGNARIEGQGDTLTLSFQNEHLIARTTAGILVTTPDLIIVVDAESAEPITTEGLRYGQRVRVIAAPSDERWHSAEALAMVGPGYFGYDLPSHRFDGTIENPEIAA from the coding sequence GTGAGCTGGCAGCTCACCCCGTCGCTCGTCGGCGACCTCGCCCGCGGTGCCGCCGTGCTCGGAACCGGGGGCGGGGGAGACCCCTACATCGGCGCGCTGCTGGCTCGCCGGGCGCTCGCCGCGCACGGGCCCGTGACGGTCGTCGGCCTCGACGAACTGCCCGACGACGCCCTCGTGCTCACCGTCGCGATGATGGGCGCCCCGACCGTCATGGTCGAGAAGCTCCCGAGCCTCGACGAGGTCGTCGCCCCCGTGCACGCGCTCGGTGCCTCGCTCGGGCGCCCGGTCACCCACATCGCGTGCGCCGAGGCGGGCGGGGTGAACTCCACCATCCCGATCGCCGCGGCGGCCGCCCTGGGCCTGCCTCTCCTGGATGCCGACGGCATGGGCCGTGCCTTCCCCGAGCTGCAGATGGTGCTGCCGACCCTCTACGGCGTCACCGCCTCGCCTCTCGCTTTCGCCGACGAGAAGGGCAACACCGCGGTGCTGTCGACCATCGACAACACCTGGACCGAGCGCATCGCCCGCGTCGCGTGCGTCGAGATGGGCTGCTCGGTCATGCTCGCCGGCTTCGCCATGTCGGGGGAGACCGCGCGCGAGGCGCTCGTGCCCGCGTCGCTGTCGGCGTGCCTGTCGATCGGACGCGGCATCGTCGAAGCCCGCGAGGCCAAGACCGACCCGGTCGCCGCGGTGATCGAGGCCCTTGGCGGGCGCGAGGTGTTCGCCGGAAAGGTGGTCGACGTCGAGCGGGGGACCACCGCGGGTTTCGCGCGCGGCAACGCCCGTATCGAGGGTCAGGGCGACACGCTCACACTGTCGTTCCAGAACGAGCACCTCATCGCGCGCACGACCGCCGGCATCCTGGTCACCACCCCCGACCTCATCATCGTGGTGGATGCCGAGAGCGCCGAGCCCATCACCACCGAGGGTCTGCGCTACGGCCAGCGCGTCCGCGTGATCGCCGCCCCCAGCGACGAGCGCTGGCACAGCGCGGAGGCCCTCGCCATGGTCGGGCCCGGCTACTTCGGCTACGACCTGCCGTCCCACCGCTTCGACGGCACCATCGAGAACCCGGAGATCGCCGCATGA